gtatcCAATTCAGTTGCGATgaggacgtcgcaaatttaACAGAGAAGAGTGTGACGTCCACTTGCTAGCTTGTAGATTCCGTCCCACATCGGTAGAATATGGCAAAttcgaattgtatataatatccagtaggggtgagcatttggtcggttcggtttaacatcgaaccaaactgaataaaccaaattttagtatttataaaaaccgaaccgaactgattttggtcgGAAACTAGatcaaattgaaccgaactgattcggtccgattcgattcagtttaatcagtttaataaattttttattttttacactttatttttaatattttaaaatttaattaaaatattttaatcttaatataatttaatttctctacattattgaaaataacatattattatcactaatcggttcggtttgatttttttaatttttttctgatcaaaaccgaaccgaaccgaaataaccaaaatttttaaaattaaaaatcgaacggaaccgaattgaataaaaaaccaaattgaattttgaaattaattcggttcggtcgattttttcggtttgaaccaaaTACTACTCATCCCTAATAGCTAGCACAtccaaattgtatataatagttagcacgaaactattaaataacttagATTAATTATTTTGGATCAAGTAAAAAATAGATCCAAAAATTATTTGAGCCAATTTGGACCGGATCATTTCATACCATATATCTAATATTGAGAAATCTAGTTTATAATAATTCTTATGTTTGAAAATCACaaatgaaaaacaaataaatttattaatagaaaaCTATGTTCAAATGATATGCAACTTTCAATATTAAATGGTAATTAATCATAACAAATAGCATAATGTTGTGTTATTtaagtttgattttatttaaatacatattcattcatttgaattttaatattttactagGTTAAATAAGGATAAGAGAATAATAAGGATAGGAgaataataaaaggaaaaaaaatttaatttggactttatattttaaaatcaaaagaaTCGTGAGCGTCTCGCTTTATTAATTagaatcatatttttttaatttttaatattgtaattaGATTAAACTTTATTAATTAGAATCATATTCTTCTAATTTTTAATGATgtaattggattaaattttaAGAGCGTTTTCTACATTTATTCAAAAACTAGAATAAATTACCGAATGTTTCTTAATTAGTTGAAAATTCAAAAAAGAATTAGATATCTGAAATCTCTTCCATATTTAtagttatttattaataattaatttaaaattattttttatatttataatcaaCTAATAgaactgaaattaaaattatttttttaattgaataattttcatattaattttttttaaatttaattatttatttttccgaattaattttatttatttttatttatttatattcaaaatctccccatttattttattttttaatttatttaataaaattaatttatttatcaatttcACAATTGATTCTGTTCAAACACTATCACAAATtttcttttagaaaaataaaaattcatttttgtaACTTCGATGCCTATCATTATCTATAAGCAATTCAATCTatttcaaattttcttttagaaaaataaaaatttatttttgtaactTCAATACCCATCATTATCTATAAGCAATTCAATCTATCTGTTCTTTTTGATTaataatgcaaaaaaaaaaaaaaattattatgagtttaaaatatgcatatataaattttcacttattttatgaataaatataataacaTTATGTTCTAAAATTTACAATAAACCAAATCTATACCCttgattgaaataaaaaattttaaaaattaattcaattatttttatcaaatttcttatttgaaataaaagcattcatttcatttttaacttaaaaatttttatttttttaaaaaaataaaatcatacataattttataagaattatttatttattttttgacaaAATAATCATTTTAAGGGGATAAAGAATTTTTTGGAGGAAAATATAAGCTGTAGACGAGATGTAATATATAACCTAATTGTatggttgttttctatctaATGGTCGCTTTTAAAATCAACCTTACAATTACATTTTATCTTCTAAAATTGACTATTCTTAACCGAGGGAAACTGGCTTCATTCGTTAGATACAATCAGAcattaactaaattaattatataattatggtTACCACTCATCACCATTCCCAACATTAATCTttcctttcaagtttttcaaacTATAGCCAAGCATCAATAATTTTCCTTTTgcttaatttaaaattctttGAGTCAAGTCTACTGACATGGCAACAAATTGAATGCTTCACTATTTTAtctgattaaattataataaaatggtttcctcaattactaattaaaaaaaaaaaaaaggtagggGGACAAAAGTCTCATTCCACTAAATTCAATGAACAATGATGTTTCAACGACCAAACCCATGTAAGTCCGGAAGATTTATAAACGCCGaagtaaaacaaaaaaaatctcCAGTCTCCACTTCTCTTTACCTCAACCAATCGGCAATGCAGTTCAGAACCATGGCTTTGGTGAAGAGAAGTGTGGTTTTGGTATTGATGATGCCATTGTTTCAGGTGATGAATGCAGCTATCTACAAGGTTGGGGACTCAGCTGGTTGGACCACTATTGGTAATATTGACTACAAACAATGGTCTGCTACTAAGACCTTTCAAGTTGGTGACATTATTGgtaatttttcttattcttgAATCTTGACATTCTTAACTCCTAGTTTTGGATAACTTTTTTACTTCTTGTCGGGAATATGGTTTAATTCAGTTTCTTGTTCTTGTTTTGTTTAGATACTGTAGTTTTCTATTCCATCTCCCTCAAAACCCAGTAATTTCTTCATGTTCTCTTCGATCAACTTCTGGGTTTTGTGATTCTCGATCTAGCTAGTTTTGTTTGAGTTCAAAATTCTTAAGTACAAGATCTTAACACCCACTGGCTTATGCTTGTTCCAATTTTCATGTGCTTCTTTCCTCACAAGGCCTCAGAAAACAACTATTTCCCAGGTTGTCCCTTTGAGCCCTGGCTTGAGAATTCCGCAATGGAAAGTGAGGAGACAGCGTGGATGACACATGTCGTTATAAATATGACTCACATTTTAAGGTGTAGGCATTAGGTACCCACTTGTTAGGGTGGCATGATGATATGGTGGGCCACTGTGCACCACATATTGTCCCCACAGGCCACACTAGCTCTCCACCTGTTTTGGCATGCTTGAGTGAATCATAGCCTTGTGTGGAGGTTCCACATTGACATTCCACCAAACCGATAGGCAATAGCCTCGCAGAAATACAGTGTTAAAAGCTGCAACCATGTTGTTTTGTCGGCTTGGCCCTCTTTCTTTGGAGACATTTGATGAATGTACTATTTGTGATTGATActtcaaatatatataataatttttcttattataCATATCTGTTAAAGCGTTTAATTTGGTtagaatttatttgtaataattgAGGTTTCTGTGTCTAAAGCCTTCcacttattatatttttttttggcttAATTGTGATCAGTTTTTGAGTACAATTCTCAATTTCACAACGTGATGCGAGTAACACACGCCATGTACAGGGCATGCAATGCGTCAGCCCCTTTTGCAACTTATACCACAGGCAACGATTCAATCACCATAAAAACTCGTGGCCACCATTTCTTTTTCTGCGGTGTCCCTGGCCATTGCCAAGCTGGTCAGAAGGTTGACATTAACGTCCCTCACCATCAAGAAGTCATAGCTCCAActcctgcttcttcttcttcatcatcttctACGTTCTCTCCCGCAGTTCCTGCTGCCAGAATTCCAGGCCCCTCTACCAGCAATGCCATTTCATTCATGCCTTCGGATAATCTTGCTTTCGGTGTTGCTGTTCTGGCAACTCTTGGGTTCAGTTTTGCTTGATGGAAAAAGTAGTCGCTCAATAATTGTATTCAAATCTTGTTTATATGTATTGATCAGACCTGATaatgtatatttttatatattctcAGGTTGACTTGGTTATATTTTGTCAGGAATTATCATATCCGATTAACAAGATTGAAACTTGCAGAAGCAACGCAAATATTCATAAAAGCAAAGCATATTAACTTGCATATCTATCGACGAATatgaaattacaaaaaaaagaaaaagaaaaaagtagaTATTGTAAAGCACAGAATGTGTAAATTGTTTAGCTCTTCTAATAATGCTACTGCACAATAACCATCGTCGTCGTCATCCAAATCAATCCATGAATTTACTCCAGACTGGATGCTTCTTCCAGACATTTTCAGCCATGAGATCAATCGGTACATTCTTGGTCTCGGGCAACAGTTTCACGACGAACAACCCCATGATTATTATCCAGGCGGCGAAGAAGAAGAATATACCGGCTTTCATGTGACAAAGCATTGATAAGAAAGCCTGAGCTATGAGGAAAGTGAAGAGCATGTTTGAGCTAACTGCAAAAGCAAACCCAGCAGTTCTGGTCTCTAGAGGGAATGTTTCACTTGGTATCAACCAGCCCAGAGGACCCCATGACCATGCGAACGACATAACATACAAGCAAACGAGGCACACAACAATGATTGCCAGTGGTTTTGAAAGCGTTCCTGTAGCTGACaatttcaatattaaaataagCCCAATAGCAACCTGACTAATAAACATCTGGACACAGGCTTGAAGCAGCAATTTTCTCCTCCCAATCTTATCCACAGCATAAACCGAGACCAATGTACTAATCACATTGACTAACCCAGTGATCACAGAGGACAGAAGAGAAGCATCATTCTTGAATCCAACAGTTTGGAACAAAACAGGTGCGTAAAACATTATAGCATTGATTCCTGTAAACTGCTGAAACACTTGCATGAGAACTGCAATAACTAGCGGGGGGATACTGGAtcgtttcatgatgttcttaaATGGATTCTTAACTTCCCTGGCTATCTCACAGGCAGATTGAATTTGCTTGAACTCAGCATCAACATCGTCGACTCCTCTAATCTGCTTAAGTGCCTTTAATCCTTTGCCTTCTTTTCCATGCTCAATTAGGCTCGATGGAGTTTCAGGGATGATTAAGGAGCCTATAAATAGGACCAAGGCTGGAGTGCCTGCAAGCCCCAGGGAAATTCTCCATCCATTTGGGTGAGACTTTGAAGTGCCATAATTGACAAGATTTGCTATCAAGATTCCTATGGTGACAAATAGCTGGAACAGAATGTTCACAGCCCCACGATGCTGAACTGGTGCTATCTCTGACAGGAATAGAGGAACAGCCTGCAAAATTTTTCCAGGGATTATTGAATTAGATTTACTTGAAGaactatatttatattaaataaaaaccaGCAAGTACGTTACCTCATTTCCAAATCCTACACCACAACCAAGGAGAACCCTGCCAATAATGAGCATCCAAAGGTATTGAGCACCAGAGCTCAGGCCAGCCCCCGCCAAGAAAAATAACGATGCAACAAAAATTGTGGGCTTTCTACCAAATTTTTCGCACACACTGGAAGCAACGAAACTGGATAAAAGGGCAGCCAAATAGAGTGATGACGTGAAGAGCTGAAGATATTGATTGTCATATTTGCAATAATTGTCTTCAATAGCATGCTGTTTTCTCTCATAGACAGATGGAaagaattttttcaaaaaatcatCCATGGCTGTCACTCCACCTGACACCCACACAAAATCACCATACTAGATTAGGGTAGGAACTATTTCAGAGCAGAACATAACCCAGGAAAATAACCTAATACGAACTTTTAAGAATTTTCGATGTGCCATGCATATTTCATATCTGTATACGTGCCAGGGCCAACCTTTTGGGAAacagttttttaaaataaggttgttggagatttttgaaaatttgtaaaaacttgcaaattttttttttaaaacctccaaatatatttagaaaattttatcataaagaAGAGTGTAAAGGATGTGGTGCTGTAACAAGTGGAGTATAAAATTTGAAtggtctatttatttatttagaataaatcaaattgaacgtccaggatattttttattttccccTAATATTACTAATAATACAAGAAAATTCACAGTAACAAACTAATATTTCAATATACAGAATGAAAAGTCATGTAGTCGTAGTATGCAACATCGATGAACAGAAAAATTCTTAGTAAAAATATGTTCAGaacattttaatttctatagtaTAAAAACAAAAGGAATTGAATTATTTTGAGTTGGAAGAAATACCTGAAATTCCAATATCATAACCGAACATTAAGCCACCAAAGGCTGCAAGAACCCaacaaaaaatcacataaacagTAATCTTCCATGGAAAATCCACAGGAACAACTCTCTCAATGTCGAccatctttctctttttttcttggaaaaaaaaaatgtaggtTATCGATTCTAGCTTCGTTTATATAGAGATATATTTATTGCTGTATCCGTTCCTATCCACAGGCATTAATTAAGTCCAACACTAGTCCTACACTATTCTGAATAGGATTATCCACTAATTTCGGATTTTGATTACCTTTCTTTacaagaattaaattaattaatatctttttttttattttttactttcatCCCCATAATTCTTGTGCAAATCCCATTGGAAATCGTAATATTGATGGCTTTCATAATGGAAATCCTTAATTAAATCGTATTTCACGAAGAATGTtagtatttttgaaaaaattacgaATACAGATTAAGTTCAAATTATATCTCCTATTCTCCTTGCtaaatagtaattaattataagtgtaattattttaattatttaattttgactGAAATACAAATTAACTCAAAATTCTACTACCTCGAGTACtattagttaaaataaataaacatccgaatattaatttaataattatttagttaattcatatataaatttaaccaTATAACTGTTGCATTCTTTTGTAAAAAGATATTTTCTTGtggaataatttaattagtaaatatcTCATATATGGAATcaataaatttgtaaaaattaattgaattgaaatttttttcctATAAATAATTTACTCAAACCATCGTATTTATTTTGCTTAGGTTAGTATGTTTTCCATATTTGAAACAaaacaaagaaggaaagaaatacaTGAATGGCAGAAAAGAGGTCGATTTTGGAAATTTGAGCCAGAATTTTCTGATGAAGAAAACATGGCATtttcagaaaattaaaaaagaaaatttctttTTAGGAAGATATGTCTTCAAtgaaattagaaaagaaaaggtgAAAACACCTCATATAAAGTTGGCCTAATTAACTTAAGCCACCTAAACAATTGACCGAAATTAAAtggttaaataaaattataaaaaaattcttaattgcACTAGGGTTTTTTATACacccaattaataaaaaatcagtaattaatatatttatcgtAATTTCTTTTACATTTTTTGTAGTAGTTAGAGTGAAGATTTTTGTAGTAGTTAGTATAGAAAatgaatattatatttataagtattaaataatttaaattatttaatttaaattacatataaaataaatttataaattatttagatgAATTTCTGTAAAATATTCTGGAAGAACTTAAAAAATGCATCATTAATGGCAGTTCTGATTGTGTGGCCAGAGGTGGAAGCTTTGGGTCTCAGGGAAGAGTAACGTTGGTATTGGTTGATTCAGGTCCAATCGGCTAATGTTAATATAGAGACTATATAAAACACGCATACACACTTATAATAACTAGtccaattgaaatttttaaattttagtatttatctaaattcaataatttactattataataaaaaaatttaaattttataatttttttaaaaataataatagatattttatttcatttttatttatattataagtaTCTTCTactctaaataaatataatgaatcatagataaattgaaaataaatattaaattaattaattttataattattaattatataatttataaaataatatatatttaatggttgatatgttaaaaaaatcaaaattttaaacgcataaaatacattaaagattaaaaaaaatttaagataataattattaaaatattaattaattgtcaaataaaattaattaaactcaaaaaattaaccatttaaatctaataatatgatatagtgataattattttaatatttttaattaatattaaattttattattttaataatcttatctcaaaaaaattaatttaaatattatcaaaattattaatttttaataattattctacataattattaaataaaaaaattttaacatgaattcattttaaatgatttattaatttacaattatttaaataataaaatagttatctattttaaaatttaaagctaGACAATCTCATTATTTCCTGTCTCCCCATTTTTATAGTATAGATATCAGATAATATATTGATCAAAATTATCCAATAAAAAAACTTCTGCAAAATTGGTTGGCATTCCTATCCTACCAAGTCTTTCTGTTCGGGTACGCTATTCTTCAAGGCCTTCTGGTTAATATTCTTCCTTGATTGCTTCATGATAAAGTTGGAGTCTTGTACTCCGTTGGTCTCCCATCTGTTGCTTGTGCTCTTTATTTCTCATCTCCTTTACCCATttccaaaaagaaaaatctaatGACTTAATTCCGATCTAATCCGTAATATTATCTATTCATTCATTATTCATAGAAGATTACCAACGACATATCTTCCAATATCATTCATCAAactttaaaacaaaatttactTGTAATATCTCACATCTTTTGTTTTCACCCaaaaatcatgttttttaaTATGAcatcatatataatttaatgGTAATTTATTTACTAATCAAAATAACATTTATCATAcgcttataaaaaaaaaatactgaaaTGTCACTTTTtggttaatttaataatttttataaaataaataattcactagaattttttttttttttttcctttttccaaaGGTGAAAAGGCAGAAACAAGATAGCACGGTCAGGAGGCATGGCAATCGTCAACACATCATCTGCTCACTAGatgccttttttctttttcttttttttaaatttattttcgagAAACAGAATTATGCATGTTTGTATAAACTATTCCAAAGAACGAGAAGGGGAGAAAAGCAGAAAACCCAATAGAGAGAATATCGCAGAATGCTCGGACAGCGAGCAAAATCTATGCCTTTTGCTATCCCACATCTGCAGATGTTAATCTTATTGTCATATAAAGGAGGTTGTAAAATTCTTGAACATGATTCTTTGTTTCTATGCCTCCCCTGTCAACTTCACAACTTCCCTTTAGGCGAAGGATCAGATGTAGCAAGTTCTGCGCACATTTTTGATATTGCGTTCTTGAAATATGCCTTTGCTTGAGGTCTCTTAATCTGAAAGTAAATGGATTCAATGAGAAGCTGCCATGTTAGTCTTTCTCGATTCATCTAACAGTTTTTATCACATTACAGGTTTATATAGATGAGTACTTGCCTTCATTGTTGGAGTGAGAAGACCATTTTCCATTGAAAATGGTTCCAGCACTAGAGTCACAGCTTTTGCAAATTCAAAACCTCGGAGCTGCCAGAAATTTAGCCAACCAATTGGAAGGGTTAGGGTGAAACTTCACCAACGCATGATTACAATAGATTGCCTTGTAATTTCATTCAGTGCATTACCTGAGCTTCTCTTCCAACAGCATCCATGTCTGCAAGAACAGCAG
The genomic region above belongs to Manihot esculenta cultivar AM560-2 chromosome 3, M.esculenta_v8, whole genome shotgun sequence and contains:
- the LOC110612421 gene encoding sugar transport protein 8, with amino-acid sequence MVDIERVVPVDFPWKITVYVIFCWVLAAFGGLMFGYDIGISGGVTAMDDFLKKFFPSVYERKQHAIEDNYCKYDNQYLQLFTSSLYLAALLSSFVASSVCEKFGRKPTIFVASLFFLAGAGLSSGAQYLWMLIIGRVLLGCGVGFGNEAVPLFLSEIAPVQHRGAVNILFQLFVTIGILIANLVNYGTSKSHPNGWRISLGLAGTPALVLFIGSLIIPETPSSLIEHGKEGKGLKALKQIRGVDDVDAEFKQIQSACEIAREVKNPFKNIMKRSSIPPLVIAVLMQVFQQFTGINAIMFYAPVLFQTVGFKNDASLLSSVITGLVNVISTLVSVYAVDKIGRRKLLLQACVQMFISQVAIGLILILKLSATGTLSKPLAIIVVCLVCLYVMSFAWSWGPLGWLIPSETFPLETRTAGFAFAVSSNMLFTFLIAQAFLSMLCHMKAGIFFFFAAWIIIMGLFVVKLLPETKNVPIDLMAENVWKKHPVWSKFMD
- the LOC110612423 gene encoding mavicyanin, giving the protein MQFRTMALVKRSVVLVLMMPLFQVMNAAIYKVGDSAGWTTIGNIDYKQWSATKTFQVGDIIVFEYNSQFHNVMRVTHAMYRACNASAPFATYTTGNDSITIKTRGHHFFFCGVPGHCQAGQKVDINVPHHQEVIAPTPASSSSSSSTFSPAVPAARIPGPSTSNAISFMPSDNLAFGVAVLATLGFSFA